From a single Bacillus gobiensis genomic region:
- the ilvE gene encoding branched-chain-amino-acid transaminase: MEGQREQWIFLNDKFVKKEDATISVYDHGFLYGDGVFEGIRVYNGNVFRMKEHMKRLYESAMSILLEIPYSIEELTELVLHTVEKNQLKDAYIRLVVSRGKGDLGLDPNKCHKPSIVIIVEPLAIFPKSLYETGIDIVTVPTRRNRPDVLSPKVKSLNYLNNVLVRIEAHLAGVSEALMLNDQGYVAEGSADNIFIYKNGKLLTPPGYVGALEGITRNAIIEYAKEMGYEVSEEPFTRHDVYTAEEVFLSGTAAEVISVIKVDGRVIGNGRPGVHTNRLLEEFRKRVTEEGEKVNYKDQSLSVS; the protein is encoded by the coding sequence ATGGAGGGCCAAAGAGAACAGTGGATATTCTTAAACGATAAGTTCGTTAAGAAGGAAGATGCCACAATATCAGTTTATGATCATGGGTTTCTGTATGGAGACGGTGTTTTCGAGGGGATCCGGGTTTATAATGGGAATGTCTTCAGAATGAAAGAACATATGAAGCGGCTGTATGAATCAGCTATGTCCATTCTGCTGGAAATCCCATATAGTATAGAAGAATTAACTGAACTTGTCTTGCATACAGTGGAAAAGAATCAATTAAAAGATGCTTATATACGTCTTGTTGTTTCACGGGGAAAAGGCGATTTGGGCTTAGATCCAAATAAATGCCATAAGCCGAGCATTGTCATTATTGTTGAACCGTTAGCCATTTTTCCAAAAAGTCTCTATGAAACCGGAATCGATATTGTCACAGTCCCAACTAGACGTAATCGTCCGGATGTATTGAGCCCGAAAGTCAAATCATTAAACTATTTAAATAATGTACTTGTTAGAATTGAAGCTCACTTAGCTGGTGTAAGCGAAGCATTGATGCTGAATGATCAAGGCTATGTCGCTGAAGGGTCTGCTGATAACATTTTCATCTATAAGAATGGAAAATTGCTGACGCCGCCAGGATATGTCGGTGCACTTGAAGGAATAACTAGAAATGCTATTATAGAATATGCGAAAGAAATGGGATATGAAGTTAGTGAAGAGCCTTTTACAAGACACGATGTATATACTGCGGAAGAAGTTTTTCTATCTGGAACTGCTGCAGAAGTGATATCCGTCATTAAGGTAGACGGGCGTGTGATCGGAAACGGCAGGCCAGGTGTCCATACGAACCGATTATTGGAAGAATTCCGCAAACGTGTCACAGAGGAAGGCGAAAAAGTCAATTACAAAGATCAAAGCTTAAGTGTAAGTTAA
- the ilvC gene encoding ketol-acid reductoisomerase codes for MVKVYYNGDINDSKLTGKKVGIIGYGSQGHAHALNLKESGVDVVVGVRKGKSFDKAEEDGHKVYTVKEAAAQSDIIMVLLPDEQQYKVYHEEIKDELTAGKSLVFAHGFNVHFHQIVPPADVDVFLVAPKGPGHLVRRTYEQGAGVPALFAVYQDATGEAKDVALAYAKAIGGGRAGILETSFKEETETDLFGEQAVLCGGLTSLVKAGFETLVEAGYQPEIAYFECLHELKLIVDLMYEGGLEGMRYSISDTAQWGDFVSGPRVVDAKVKETMKEVLKDIQTGTFAKEWLVENQVNRPRFSAINQNESEHQIEEVGRKLREMMPFVKQNQKGSKQEVVSSGAKN; via the coding sequence ATGGTAAAAGTATATTATAACGGTGATATTAACGATAGCAAATTAACAGGTAAAAAAGTCGGGATTATTGGTTACGGCTCTCAAGGCCATGCACACGCATTGAATCTGAAGGAAAGCGGAGTAGACGTCGTTGTCGGTGTACGAAAAGGAAAATCTTTTGATAAAGCTGAAGAAGACGGCCATAAGGTTTACACAGTAAAAGAAGCAGCTGCACAGTCAGACATCATCATGGTATTGCTACCAGACGAGCAGCAATACAAAGTGTATCACGAAGAAATTAAAGATGAATTAACGGCAGGAAAATCACTAGTTTTCGCCCATGGATTTAATGTTCATTTCCATCAAATCGTTCCTCCGGCCGATGTTGATGTATTCCTTGTAGCTCCAAAAGGTCCTGGACATTTAGTAAGAAGAACCTACGAACAAGGAGCGGGTGTTCCGGCACTATTCGCTGTATACCAAGATGCTACTGGTGAAGCGAAGGATGTAGCACTAGCGTATGCAAAAGCAATTGGTGGAGGCAGAGCAGGTATTCTTGAAACATCGTTTAAAGAAGAAACAGAAACGGATCTTTTCGGAGAACAGGCCGTTCTTTGCGGAGGATTAACTTCACTTGTGAAAGCAGGCTTCGAAACTTTGGTTGAAGCAGGATATCAGCCGGAAATTGCTTATTTTGAGTGTTTGCACGAGCTGAAGCTGATTGTTGATCTTATGTATGAAGGCGGCTTAGAAGGAATGAGATATTCAATTTCTGATACTGCTCAATGGGGAGACTTCGTATCAGGTCCGCGTGTCGTAGATGCTAAAGTAAAAGAAACAATGAAAGAAGTGCTTAAAGACATTCAAACAGGTACGTTCGCGAAAGAATGGTTGGTTGAAAACCAAGTGAACCGCCCTCGATTCAGTGCAATTAATCAAAACGAAAGTGAACATCAAATCGAAGAGGTTGGCCGGAAATTACGTGAAATGATGCCGTTTGTGAAGCAAAACCAAAAAGGTTCAAAACAGGAAGTGGTGAGCAGCGGTGCGAAAAATTAA
- the ilvN gene encoding acetolactate synthase small subunit produces MKRIITLTVLNRSGVLNRITGLFTKRNYNIESISVGHTETEGVSRIIFVVNAKEERDVEQLTKQLNKQIDVLKVSDITNQSIIQRELALIRVASPPQTRMEINGIIEPFRASIVDVSKESVVVQATGESSKIEALIELLKPYGIKEIARTGTTAFARGTQASPSTIKTISII; encoded by the coding sequence ATGAAGAGAATTATCACACTGACTGTTCTTAACCGGTCGGGAGTGCTTAATCGCATTACCGGGCTGTTTACGAAAAGAAATTACAACATTGAAAGCATAAGCGTCGGCCATACAGAAACGGAAGGCGTCTCAAGAATCATATTTGTTGTCAATGCAAAGGAAGAAAGAGACGTTGAACAATTAACGAAACAGCTGAATAAGCAGATTGATGTTCTAAAGGTTTCGGATATTACAAATCAATCAATTATTCAAAGAGAGCTGGCGCTGATAAGAGTTGCATCACCACCTCAAACAAGGATGGAGATCAACGGAATTATTGAACCGTTTCGGGCGTCAATTGTTGATGTCAGCAAAGAAAGTGTTGTTGTTCAGGCAACAGGAGAGTCATCGAAAATAGAGGCACTCATTGAATTATTAAAACCATACGGAATCAAAGAAATTGCAAGAACAGGAACAACGGCGTTTGCCAGAGGTACACAGGCATCCCCGTCAACCATAAAAACAATATCAATCATATAA
- a CDS encoding DUF1516 family protein, with protein sequence MTHIHLTALGLTLILFFIVYALFAAKKHKIAVVLHQIHRITYLFVIMTGFILLPMLPFSLGRISKVVLGLLTIGVMEIVLVHKSKDHIKVRDWLFFVIFLIVTIVAGLLLPLGFYLL encoded by the coding sequence ATGACACATATTCATTTAACCGCGTTAGGATTGACTCTCATTTTATTTTTTATTGTTTATGCGTTGTTTGCTGCAAAAAAGCACAAAATCGCAGTCGTTCTTCATCAGATCCATCGAATCACTTACTTATTTGTCATTATGACCGGGTTTATTTTGCTGCCGATGCTGCCTTTTTCTCTCGGGCGGATCTCTAAGGTTGTGTTAGGTTTACTTACTATCGGAGTGATGGAGATCGTACTAGTCCATAAATCAAAAGACCATATCAAAGTACGTGATTGGCTGTTCTTCGTTATTTTCTTAATTGTCACCATTGTTGCAGGTTTACTGCTTCCTTTGGGCTTTTATTTATTATGA
- the ilvB gene encoding acetolactate synthase large subunit, whose protein sequence is MGMKVQLDAKTSECTKKLSGAEMLIESLKKENVEVIFGYPGGAVLPIYDKLYNSGMFHVLARHEQGGIHAAEGYARISGKPGVVIATSGPGATNLVTGLADAMIDSLPLVVFTGQVATTLIGSDAFQEADVIGITMAVTKHSYQVRDPKELPRIIKEAFHIASTGRPGPVLIDIPKDIAVVEDDFTYDHEIDLPGYNPKLEPNHLQIRKLVEAVSSAKKPVILAGAGVLHGKAAPQLKEYAEQQQIPIVHTLLGLGGFPADHPLFLGMGGMHGTYTANMALYECDLMISIGARFDDRLTGNLQHFAKHAKVAHIDIDPAEIGKNVETKIPVVGDSKLVLKELINQNGKPGDSGEWRQKLKEWKEEYPLWYQEDKEGFKPQKLIEYIHKFTKGEAIVTTDVGQHQMWSAQFYPFQKADRWVTSGGLGTMGFGLPAAIGAQLAERNTTVVSVVGDGGFQMTLQELGVIYELNLPIKVVILNNKCLGMVRQWQESFYEERYSYSKFSNQPDFVKLAESYGIKGVRITSEKEAEDKLKSALQSNEPVVIDVHVAPDEKVMPMIEPGKGIQQMTGVKPS, encoded by the coding sequence ATGGGGATGAAAGTACAATTGGATGCAAAGACTTCCGAATGTACCAAGAAATTGTCCGGTGCTGAGATGCTTATTGAGTCATTGAAGAAAGAAAACGTTGAAGTGATTTTTGGTTATCCTGGAGGAGCAGTTCTTCCAATTTACGATAAACTCTATAATTCCGGAATGTTTCATGTTCTTGCCCGCCATGAGCAAGGCGGCATACATGCAGCAGAAGGATACGCAAGAATATCAGGAAAACCAGGAGTGGTAATTGCTACATCAGGACCAGGAGCAACGAATCTGGTGACGGGGCTTGCCGATGCAATGATTGATTCTTTGCCGCTTGTTGTTTTTACAGGACAGGTCGCAACGACACTAATAGGCTCCGATGCCTTTCAGGAAGCAGATGTAATCGGGATCACCATGGCGGTAACGAAGCATAGCTATCAGGTAAGAGATCCGAAAGAGCTGCCAAGAATCATTAAGGAAGCATTCCATATTGCATCAACCGGCAGACCGGGTCCCGTTCTGATTGACATTCCTAAGGATATTGCAGTCGTTGAGGATGATTTCACTTATGATCATGAGATAGATCTGCCAGGGTATAACCCTAAGCTTGAACCGAACCATCTTCAAATCAGAAAGCTGGTTGAAGCTGTAAGCAGTGCGAAGAAACCGGTAATTCTTGCAGGAGCAGGTGTCTTGCATGGGAAAGCAGCTCCACAGTTAAAAGAATATGCAGAACAGCAGCAAATTCCGATTGTCCATACGCTTCTAGGCCTTGGCGGTTTTCCAGCAGACCATCCTTTATTCCTTGGAATGGGAGGCATGCACGGAACGTATACGGCTAATATGGCGCTTTATGAATGCGACCTGATGATTAGCATAGGAGCGAGATTTGATGATCGCTTAACAGGGAATCTGCAGCATTTCGCCAAGCACGCAAAGGTAGCACACATTGATATCGATCCGGCGGAAATTGGCAAAAATGTCGAAACAAAAATTCCGGTGGTTGGTGACAGTAAGCTCGTATTAAAGGAGCTGATCAACCAAAATGGAAAACCTGGTGACTCTGGCGAATGGAGACAAAAGCTTAAAGAGTGGAAAGAGGAATATCCGCTATGGTATCAAGAGGATAAAGAAGGGTTTAAACCGCAAAAGCTCATCGAATACATTCACAAGTTTACGAAGGGCGAAGCGATTGTTACAACAGATGTCGGCCAGCATCAAATGTGGTCCGCACAGTTTTATCCTTTCCAAAAGGCTGACAGATGGGTGACATCCGGAGGACTCGGAACGATGGGATTTGGCCTTCCGGCAGCTATAGGGGCGCAGCTTGCAGAAAGAAACACGACGGTTGTTTCTGTTGTCGGTGACGGAGGCTTTCAAATGACGCTGCAGGAGCTGGGAGTGATCTATGAGCTGAACTTGCCGATCAAAGTCGTTATATTAAACAATAAATGTCTGGGAATGGTTAGACAATGGCAAGAATCCTTTTATGAAGAACGATACTCATATTCAAAATTTTCAAACCAGCCTGATTTTGTAAAGCTTGCTGAATCCTATGGAATCAAAGGTGTTCGGATTACATCCGAAAAAGAAGCCGAAGATAAGCTGAAAAGTGCACTGCAGTCGAATGAGCCTGTCGTCATAGACGTCCATGTTGCACCGGATGAAAAAGTAATGCCGATGATTGAACCCGGCAAAGGAATTCAACAAATGACGGGGGTAAAACCATCATGA
- the leuD gene encoding 3-isopropylmalate dehydratase small subunit: MKPFTKHTGKAAVLNRINVDTDQIIPKQFLKRIERTGYGRFAFFDWRYLSDGSPNPSFELNQPAYEGASVLLAGENFGCGSSREHAPWALGDYGFQVIIAPSFADIFHQNCFKNGMLPIRLPFDQWKTLIEDYENQSKSITIDLENQVIIDSEEKRISFDVDPHWKEMLVNGYDEISLTLLLEDEIALFEQQRKTWL; the protein is encoded by the coding sequence ATGAAGCCATTCACAAAGCATACAGGAAAAGCTGCAGTTTTAAACCGAATTAATGTCGATACTGATCAAATTATCCCAAAACAATTTTTGAAACGGATTGAGAGAACGGGATATGGCCGGTTCGCTTTCTTTGATTGGCGTTATTTATCTGACGGAAGCCCGAATCCGTCCTTCGAGTTAAACCAGCCGGCATACGAAGGAGCATCAGTCCTTTTGGCAGGTGAAAATTTCGGTTGCGGTTCATCGAGAGAGCACGCTCCTTGGGCACTTGGCGATTATGGCTTTCAGGTCATTATCGCGCCTTCATTCGCTGATATTTTCCATCAAAACTGTTTCAAAAACGGTATGCTGCCGATCCGCCTTCCGTTTGACCAGTGGAAGACTTTGATAGAGGATTATGAAAATCAATCGAAATCAATAACTATTGATCTTGAAAACCAAGTAATTATTGACAGTGAAGAGAAGCGTATTTCATTTGACGTTGACCCGCATTGGAAAGAAATGCTGGTAAATGGTTACGATGAAATTTCATTAACGCTGTTATTGGAAGATGAGATTGCCTTATTTGAACAACAAAGAAAGACATGGCTGTAA
- a CDS encoding tetratricopeptide repeat protein: MKNEKKTSNIIPFPNVQDRLVEKGMSAMKAKQYRDALGFFSEAMEYRVEDKSEMYLGMAICYLELGELEDAKKICERMLKEGIGDYFTVLQVYMTILIQLKQFSIVKKTIEAVLEENKMPAENAEQFYKLLEFSRRMINEEENDLLFDEEMIHESVQADKILTNESEQLAFIHSLKDRNLSQHIGLLRTILQNPDAHPVIKTMILQLLADHEYAKEMQVAKFGESISINPSEETKPDAMPILGKVLNLLDDTLGNENPTLFHAVEELWRRHIYVIYPFEPKQYSEQLWAAALHKVGYEMYGIEIGLEELHMLYDFQSDGFTEACAFIKEIEEISYL; this comes from the coding sequence ATGAAGAATGAAAAGAAAACCAGCAATATAATACCGTTTCCAAACGTACAAGATCGTCTTGTCGAAAAAGGCATGAGTGCTATGAAAGCAAAACAATATCGGGATGCGTTAGGCTTTTTTTCTGAGGCAATGGAATACAGGGTAGAAGATAAGTCTGAAATGTATTTGGGAATGGCGATATGCTACCTTGAGCTTGGCGAGCTGGAAGATGCAAAAAAAATATGCGAACGAATGCTGAAGGAAGGCATCGGCGATTATTTTACCGTATTGCAGGTATACATGACAATCCTGATTCAGCTGAAACAGTTTTCGATCGTGAAAAAAACGATTGAAGCGGTGCTGGAAGAAAATAAGATGCCTGCTGAGAATGCTGAACAATTTTATAAGCTGCTGGAGTTTAGCAGGAGAATGATTAATGAAGAAGAAAATGATCTTCTGTTTGACGAAGAAATGATTCATGAATCTGTACAGGCAGATAAGATTTTAACTAACGAGTCTGAACAGCTTGCCTTCATTCATTCACTTAAGGACCGTAATTTATCGCAACACATTGGGCTATTGCGAACAATCCTTCAGAACCCTGATGCACATCCGGTTATCAAAACGATGATATTGCAGCTGTTAGCTGATCATGAGTATGCAAAAGAAATGCAGGTTGCAAAATTCGGCGAGTCGATTTCCATAAACCCATCTGAAGAAACAAAACCAGATGCGATGCCGATTCTCGGAAAGGTGCTTAATTTGCTTGATGATACGCTTGGAAATGAAAATCCGACGTTATTTCATGCGGTAGAAGAGCTGTGGAGAAGGCATATTTATGTAATTTACCCTTTTGAACCTAAACAATACAGTGAGCAGCTGTGGGCGGCTGCGCTGCATAAGGTTGGTTACGAAATGTACGGAATCGAAATCGGATTAGAAGAGCTTCATATGTTGTATGACTTTCAGTCAGATGGATTTACTGAAGCATGTGCATTCATTAAGGAAATCGAGGAAATTTCTTATTTGTAA
- a CDS encoding 2-isopropylmalate synthase: MRKINFFDTTLRDGEQSPGVNLNSEEKLAIARQLERLGVDVMEAGFPASSQADFQSVQEIAREIRGCSVTGLARSVKSDIDTAWEALKDGASPRIHIFIATSDIHLKYKLKKTREQVIEQAVEMVKYAKSKFPIVQWSAEDACRTDLGYLAKIVGKVIEAGADVINLPDTVGYLAPAEYGNIFKYIKENVPGIDNVTLSAHCHDDLGMAVANSLAAIENGADQIESVINGIGERAGNASLEEIAVALYIRKDFYQAETRLKLDEIKRTSDLVSNLTGMAVPRNKAVVGDNAFAHESGIHQDGYLKEKTTYEIFSPELVGVKTDALVLGKHSGRHAFKDKLKQLGFQFEEEEVNHFFRIFKEFTAKKKEITDEDIIAIVLEEKVSSRKAGYDLEGLQVNYGTSQVPTATATLRNQFTDEVIHEAATGTGSIEAVYNTLERCIGEEVQLLDYRIQSNGKGRDAFAQVYVQVLFEGKEGSGRGVAQDVLEASAKAYINAVNRILLLKDSNQYFSTTETSAVETKTVG, translated from the coding sequence GTGCGAAAAATTAATTTTTTCGATACTACTCTTCGAGACGGTGAACAATCACCAGGAGTCAACCTAAACTCTGAAGAAAAATTGGCGATTGCAAGACAATTGGAAAGACTTGGGGTAGATGTTATGGAGGCGGGCTTTCCCGCTTCCTCCCAAGCCGATTTTCAATCAGTCCAGGAAATTGCCAGGGAAATAAGAGGATGTTCGGTCACCGGGCTGGCAAGATCTGTGAAAAGTGACATTGATACTGCATGGGAAGCATTGAAGGACGGAGCGAGTCCAAGAATTCATATCTTTATCGCTACGTCGGATATTCATCTAAAGTATAAGCTGAAAAAAACACGCGAACAAGTCATTGAGCAAGCGGTTGAAATGGTGAAATACGCAAAGAGCAAATTTCCAATTGTCCAATGGTCGGCAGAGGATGCATGCAGAACGGACTTGGGTTATTTGGCGAAAATTGTAGGGAAAGTGATTGAAGCAGGGGCGGATGTCATTAACCTGCCTGATACCGTCGGATATTTGGCGCCGGCTGAATACGGAAACATATTTAAATATATAAAAGAAAATGTACCTGGAATAGATAATGTAACGCTTTCTGCTCATTGTCATGACGATCTAGGCATGGCGGTTGCGAATTCGCTTGCAGCAATTGAAAACGGTGCTGATCAAATTGAATCCGTCATAAACGGAATCGGCGAACGGGCAGGGAATGCGTCATTAGAAGAAATCGCAGTTGCTCTTTATATTAGAAAAGACTTTTATCAGGCAGAAACGAGACTTAAATTAGATGAAATAAAACGGACCAGCGACTTAGTCAGCAATCTGACTGGGATGGCGGTGCCGCGCAACAAAGCAGTAGTTGGCGACAATGCGTTTGCTCATGAATCAGGTATACACCAGGATGGATATTTAAAAGAAAAAACGACTTATGAAATATTCTCCCCAGAATTAGTCGGAGTAAAAACAGATGCACTCGTTCTAGGAAAACATTCTGGCAGACATGCCTTTAAAGACAAGCTTAAACAACTGGGTTTTCAGTTCGAGGAAGAGGAAGTCAATCATTTTTTCAGAATATTCAAAGAATTTACCGCTAAGAAGAAAGAAATTACCGATGAGGACATAATTGCAATTGTACTCGAAGAAAAAGTAAGCAGCAGAAAAGCAGGGTATGATTTAGAAGGATTGCAGGTTAATTATGGAACATCACAGGTTCCTACGGCAACTGCGACGCTGCGAAACCAGTTTACGGATGAGGTCATCCATGAAGCGGCGACTGGAACAGGAAGCATCGAAGCAGTGTACAACACACTGGAGCGCTGTATTGGCGAGGAAGTTCAGCTGCTTGATTACCGGATTCAGTCGAATGGAAAAGGAAGAGACGCATTTGCGCAAGTCTATGTTCAAGTCCTATTCGAGGGAAAAGAAGGATCCGGCAGAGGCGTAGCTCAAGATGTTCTCGAAGCATCAGCGAAAGCTTACATTAATGCTGTCAATCGAATTTTGCTATTAAAGGATTCCAACCAGTATTTTTCAACTACAGAAACTTCAGCAGTAGAAACAAAGACAGTTGGATAA
- the leuC gene encoding 3-isopropylmalate dehydratase large subunit, whose protein sequence is MAPQTIIEKIWNQHVVKKQEGKPDLLYIDLHLIHEVTSPQAFEGLRQKDRKVRRPENTFATMDHNIPTVNRFVMHDEVAKRQVSALERNCQEFGIRLADLTSEDQGIVHVIGPELGLTLPGKTIVCGDSHTSTHGAFGALAFGIGTSEVEHVLSTQTLWQQKPKTLEIRINGKLEKGVTAKDVILYCIGKYGVKFGAGHIIEYTGEAIRNMSMDERMTVCNMSIEGGARAGLIAPDETTIEYVKNRKYAPKGEELEKAIADWENLRSDPGAEYDRTITIEGNEISPMVSWGINPGMVLPVDQSIPSPESFGADEDRKEAVRAYEYMGVTPNQKIEDITIDHVFIGSCTNSRITDLRQAAELVKGQKVSDHVRAIVVPGSQKVKAQAEKEGLDQIFISAGFEWRESGCSMCLSMNNDVVPEGERCASTSNRNFEGRQGKGARTHLVSPAMAAAAAIHGRFVDVRKYFKEKTVV, encoded by the coding sequence ATGGCACCCCAAACTATCATAGAGAAAATCTGGAACCAGCATGTTGTCAAAAAACAAGAAGGGAAACCAGATCTATTATATATTGATTTGCATTTGATTCATGAAGTGACATCACCCCAAGCGTTTGAAGGGCTAAGGCAAAAAGACCGCAAAGTACGGCGCCCGGAAAATACGTTTGCAACGATGGATCATAATATACCAACGGTCAATCGTTTTGTCATGCATGATGAAGTAGCCAAGCGGCAAGTAAGTGCTCTAGAACGAAACTGCCAGGAATTTGGTATACGATTGGCAGACTTAACAAGTGAAGATCAAGGGATCGTCCATGTTATCGGTCCGGAGCTTGGCCTGACTCTTCCGGGGAAAACCATTGTATGCGGAGACAGCCATACATCAACACACGGAGCCTTCGGAGCGTTGGCGTTTGGAATTGGAACGAGTGAAGTGGAGCACGTGCTTTCAACTCAAACCCTGTGGCAGCAAAAGCCGAAAACTCTTGAAATCCGTATTAATGGAAAACTGGAAAAGGGAGTAACGGCAAAAGACGTTATTCTTTATTGTATCGGAAAATATGGAGTTAAATTTGGAGCAGGCCATATTATCGAATATACTGGCGAAGCGATCAGAAATATGTCAATGGACGAACGGATGACTGTGTGCAATATGTCAATTGAAGGTGGAGCCAGAGCAGGGCTCATCGCGCCAGATGAAACAACGATTGAATATGTGAAAAACAGAAAATATGCTCCAAAGGGAGAAGAGCTGGAAAAAGCCATAGCAGATTGGGAGAATTTAAGATCAGATCCCGGAGCGGAATATGACCGTACAATTACAATAGAAGGAAATGAAATTTCGCCTATGGTTTCTTGGGGGATCAACCCGGGAATGGTGCTTCCTGTCGATCAGTCTATTCCATCACCGGAAAGCTTTGGTGCTGATGAGGATCGTAAAGAGGCAGTCAGAGCTTATGAGTATATGGGTGTCACTCCGAATCAGAAAATTGAAGACATTACGATTGACCATGTCTTTATCGGGTCGTGCACCAATTCAAGAATCACCGATTTAAGACAGGCAGCAGAATTGGTTAAGGGGCAAAAAGTCTCAGACCATGTTCGGGCGATTGTCGTTCCTGGTTCGCAAAAAGTAAAGGCTCAAGCAGAAAAAGAAGGGCTTGACCAGATCTTTATTTCTGCCGGGTTTGAATGGAGAGAATCAGGATGCAGCATGTGCTTAAGCATGAATAACGATGTGGTACCGGAAGGGGAACGCTGCGCTTCCACCTCAAACCGGAATTTCGAAGGCAGACAAGGAAAAGGGGCGAGAACCCACCTAGTTAGTCCTGCAATGGCGGCTGCTGCGGCGATCCATGGCCGGTTTGTTGATGTGAGAAAATATTTTAAAGAAAAAACGGTAGTGTAA
- the leuB gene encoding 3-isopropylmalate dehydrogenase — translation MKKKIALLPGDGIGPEVTASAVEILKSVAQYFGHEFQFEFGQIGGDAIDHAGSPLPEKTIDICSGADAILLGAVGGPKWDQNPSHLRPEKGLLAIRKKLDLYANVRPVKVFESLSEASPLKKEYIENVDFIIVRELTGGLYFGEPSKRYVNEQGEPAAVDTLFYKKEEMERVIREAFKMAAARKKKVTSVDKANVLESSKLWRETADEIAREFPEVELEHMLVDNAAMQLIYAPSQFDVIVTENMFGDILSDEASMLTGSLGMLPSASLSSSGLHLFEPVHGSAPDIAGQNVANPFAAILSAAMLLRTSFGFESEAKAVEQAVKNVLEAGKRTKDLTRNKAFNTTSDITEDVKAALAAAYANV, via the coding sequence TTGAAGAAGAAAATTGCGCTATTGCCGGGAGACGGCATAGGTCCAGAAGTAACAGCATCTGCTGTTGAGATACTAAAAAGCGTCGCTCAATATTTCGGACACGAGTTTCAATTTGAATTTGGCCAAATTGGCGGAGATGCGATTGATCATGCGGGTTCTCCGCTTCCCGAAAAAACGATCGACATTTGCAGCGGAGCAGATGCCATCCTTTTAGGAGCGGTTGGCGGACCGAAATGGGATCAAAATCCGTCACATCTCAGACCTGAAAAAGGTTTGCTTGCCATCCGCAAGAAGCTTGATTTATATGCGAATGTTCGTCCCGTAAAGGTGTTTGAAAGCTTGTCTGAAGCCTCACCGTTAAAAAAAGAATACATTGAAAACGTTGATTTTATCATTGTTCGTGAATTAACCGGAGGATTGTACTTTGGCGAACCAAGCAAAAGGTACGTGAATGAACAAGGTGAGCCTGCTGCGGTCGATACACTTTTTTATAAAAAAGAAGAAATGGAAAGAGTCATAAGAGAAGCATTTAAAATGGCTGCTGCCCGCAAAAAGAAAGTCACATCTGTTGATAAGGCAAATGTTCTTGAATCGAGTAAATTGTGGCGTGAAACAGCAGACGAGATCGCCCGTGAGTTCCCTGAAGTGGAGCTGGAGCATATGCTTGTAGATAATGCAGCGATGCAATTGATTTATGCTCCTTCTCAATTTGATGTCATTGTTACTGAGAATATGTTCGGCGATATTTTAAGCGATGAAGCTTCCATGCTGACTGGTTCTCTTGGAATGCTTCCGTCAGCCAGCCTTTCAAGCTCGGGACTCCATCTCTTTGAACCAGTGCACGGTTCAGCTCCTGATATCGCCGGCCAAAATGTGGCGAATCCTTTTGCAGCCATTCTATCTGCGGCTATGCTGTTAAGAACCTCATTTGGTTTCGAAAGCGAGGCAAAGGCTGTTGAACAGGCAGTGAAGAATGTGCTTGAAGCTGGAAAACGAACGAAAGATTTAACGAGAAACAAAGCTTTCAATACAACAAGTGACATAACAGAGGACGTGAAAGCTGCATTAGCGGCTGCATACGCGAATGTGTAA